TCATTAATTGGTATGATTTTATTGATTGGCATTGTCAAAAAAAATGCAATTATGATGATAGATTTTGCATTGGATCTTCAACGAAATCAAAAATTAATCGCAGAAGAAGCAATTTATCAAGCATGCCTTCTTCGCTTTAGACCAATTTTAATGACAACTATGGCTGCTTTACTTGCAGCAATTCCTTTGGCATTTGGCAATGGAATAGGAGCAGAGCTTAGAAAACCATTAGGCATTTGTATAATTGGAGGGTTGATTTTAAGTCAAATATTAACCTTGTATACAACTCCAGTTGTATATTTATTTTTTGATAAAATATCCAAAACCTTTTTGTCTTTTGCTCAAAAAAATAGCGAAAAAGAAACTCCTCAAACAGTTTTGGATATAAAAAAATGAGAAATATATCTTCTCTATTTATCAATCGCCCAATAGGAACTTCATTACTAGGAGCTCTCATCATATTAGCAGGAATTCTTGCTTTTAAATTATTACCAGTTTCACAATTACCGCAAATAGAGTTTCCAACAATTGTTGTTCAAGCAGCTCTTCCGGGAGCCAATCCAACAATTATGGCATCCTCGGTGACAACACCACTAGAACGACAATTAGGAAAAATTTCTGGCGTTTCTGAAATGACTTCTACATCAGGATCTGGATCATCACGGATTGTTTTGCAATTTGATTTATCTCGAAAAATTGATGGAGCTGCAAACGATGTGCAAGCAGCAATCAATGCCTCATTAAATCAATTACCTAAAGAGTTGCCAGCAGTTCCAACATATCGCAAAGTTAATCCAGCCGACGCACCAATCATGATTCTTTCTCTTACATCTGACACATTAAAAAAAGAACAAATCTATGATGCGGCGTCTTCAATTCTGCAACAAAAAATTTCGCAAATAGAGGGTGTTGGACAAGTTAACATAGGAGGCAGCTCACTACCAAGCATCAGAATTGATCTCAACCCACACTTACTAAATCATTATGGAATATCATTAGAAAATGTAACACAAGTTATCAATCAAGCACACAGCATTACACCTAAAGGTTTATTTGAAGATGATTTAAAGTCATATCAAATAGAAACATCCCCACAAATATTTTCTTCACATCAATATAATCCATTAATAATTTCGTATAAAAATAATAGTTATGTAACTTTAAAAGATATTGCTAAAGTTTATGATTCTGTCGAAGATTTAAAAAATATGGGTTATGCCGATGGCAAACCTGCTGTAATATTAATAATATTTAAAGAACCAGGAAAAAATGTTATCGAAACAGTTGATCGTATTCAAAAAGAAATTCCACAATTAAAATCTTTAATTCATAAAGATATAGATTTAACAGTTTCGTTAGACAGAACACTAACAATTAGAGCGTCTTTATTTGATGTAGAAAAAACTTTATTAATTTCTATTATATTAGTAATTTTAATTGTATTTTTATTTTTTAAAGATATCAATGCAACAATTATTCCATGCATCGCTATTCCATTGTCCCTTCTTGGAACATTTATTATTATGTTTTTATTGGGTTATAGTCTTGATAACTTGTCTCTCATGGCACTAACTATTGCCACAGGTTTTGTTGTTGATGATGCTATTGTTGTTTTAGAAAATATTAATAGACATATTGAATTAGGAAAGACTCCATTTCAAGCTTCATTAATAGGTGCTAAAGAAGTTGTATTTACTATAATATCAATTAGTATATCTTTAGTTGCAGTATTTATTCCGCTCCTTTTTATGGATGGAATCGTTGGCAGATTTTTTAGAGAGTTTTCAATCACATTATCAATTGCTATTATTGTATCGTTATTTGTATCAATCATATTTACACCTACTATGTGCTCAAAAATGTTAAAAAATTCGCGAAGTCAAAATTACAAAATAAATATGCTATCTAAAATTTATGAAAAAAGTTTATTTTGGAGTATCAATCACAAAAAAACAATTATTCTAGTTACATTATTAACAATATTTACAAGTGTTTATTTATACAAAGAAACACCTAAAGGATTTTTTCCGCAACAAGATACCGGAAGAATTATTGGCGCAATTCAAACCGACCAAAATATTTCATTTATTAATTTACAAAAAAAATTTACTAAGTTTATTGATATAATTAAACAAGATGAAGCAATTGAGCATGTGGTTGGTTACGTTGGTGGAAGCTCCGCAAATTCAGGTAATGTATTTATAAGTTTAAAGCCGTTAAAGGATAGAAAAGTTTCTTCTGATCTTGTTATCAAACGTCTGAGACAAAAATTATCAACTCTACCTGCGGCTAAAATATTTTTGCAATCTGCTCAAGATATTGTAATAGGAGGTCGCCAAGGAGGGGCACAATTTCAATTTTCATTATCTGCCGATAACTTAACTGAATTAAAAAAATGGACTCAAATATTAACGAAAGAACTTGCCACACTCCCTGGAATTGCTGACATAAACAATAATCAAAAAGAAAATGGATTAGAATTATTTATAAATATAAACAATCAAAAAAAATCCGAATTTAACATAAGCAATAATTCAATAAATAAGTATCTTTATAGTTATTTTGGCCAAAAAGCGGTTGCTACAATTTACAAAAATTTAAACCAGTATCGAATTATTATGGAAGTCGATCCAAAATTTGCTGATAATACAAAAATTATAGATGGGGTTTATATTAATAATAGTAAAAATACACTAGTTCCTTTAAATTCGTTTTCTCAACATCATGTAACAAATTCTTTATTATCAATAAATCACCAATCTAGTTTTCCTTCAACAACCTTATATTTTAATTTACTTCCTGGAATTTCTTTAGGAAATATTGTTAATCAAATCAATGATTCTGTTAAAACTTTAAATTTACCTCCAACAGTTCAAGCCTCGTTTCAAGGAAGCGCAAAAGAGTTTCAAAAATCACTAGATAATCAACCTATTTTAATTTTATCAGCAATAGTCACTGTGTATATTATTCTTGGTATATTATATGAAAGCTTTATTCACCCCATTACAATATTATCAACTCTACCTTCTGCAAGCGTTGGCGCTTTAATAGCACTATATATTACTAAAACTGATTTAAACTTAATTGCATTAGTTGGTATAATATTACTAATTGGGATTGTTAAAAAAAACGCTATCATGATGATCGATTTTGCAATTAACGTTCAAAAAGATAATGCTATATCATCGAGTGATGCAATTTTTAAATCAGCATTACTAAGATTTAGGCCAATTATGATGACAACTTTAGCGGCAGTATTAGGAGCTGTTCCCTTAGCATTTGGAGAGGGAGTTGGTTCTGAATTTAGAAAACCTCTGGGAATTACTATAATAGGTGGATTATTATTTAGTCAATTATTAACCTTATATACAACACCAATTATTTATATTTATTTTGATAAATTATCAGAGTGGTTTAAAAAAAATAAACCAAAAGTTTTAGGAAATAATTATGAAAAATAATAATGATAAATTTAAAATACTACTCACTTTAACTTTTCTTTTTTATTCTTGTACTAGTGGCCCCAAATACAACCCAATATCTTTTGAACTTTCTGATAAATATAAAGAAACAAATGATAAAAACTGGAAAATAGCCGAACCAAATGACGAAATTCCTAAAGGAAAGTGGTGGGAAGTATTTAATGACCCTATCCTTAATCAATTTGAAGAAACTCTCGAACACTCAAATCAAAATATTCAAGTCGCTCTCCATCAATTTGAGCAAGCTCAAGCACTTGTTGCACAGGCGTCATCTGCATATGGTCCCTCTGTAGCGGTTGCAGGTGGCGCATCTCGCCAAAGACAGCCCGCTAGCAAACAAATACCTCAAGCCACCTATTCTAACTCCTTTCAAAGCTCAATCAATGCCTCATGGATTCCTGATCTATGGGGCGCTGTCCGCCATAACGTAGATGCAAACAGAGCCGCCGTAGAAGCAAGCGCTGCGCAATTAGAAAATACTAAACTCG
This region of Spirobacillus cienkowskii genomic DNA includes:
- a CDS encoding efflux RND transporter permease subunit, translating into MRNISSLFINRPIGTSLLGALIILAGILAFKLLPVSQLPQIEFPTIVVQAALPGANPTIMASSVTTPLERQLGKISGVSEMTSTSGSGSSRIVLQFDLSRKIDGAANDVQAAINASLNQLPKELPAVPTYRKVNPADAPIMILSLTSDTLKKEQIYDAASSILQQKISQIEGVGQVNIGGSSLPSIRIDLNPHLLNHYGISLENVTQVINQAHSITPKGLFEDDLKSYQIETSPQIFSSHQYNPLIISYKNNSYVTLKDIAKVYDSVEDLKNMGYADGKPAVILIIFKEPGKNVIETVDRIQKEIPQLKSLIHKDIDLTVSLDRTLTIRASLFDVEKTLLISIILVILIVFLFFKDINATIIPCIAIPLSLLGTFIIMFLLGYSLDNLSLMALTIATGFVVDDAIVVLENINRHIELGKTPFQASLIGAKEVVFTIISISISLVAVFIPLLFMDGIVGRFFREFSITLSIAIIVSLFVSIIFTPTMCSKMLKNSRSQNYKINMLSKIYEKSLFWSINHKKTIILVTLLTIFTSVYLYKETPKGFFPQQDTGRIIGAIQTDQNISFINLQKKFTKFIDIIKQDEAIEHVVGYVGGSSANSGNVFISLKPLKDRKVSSDLVIKRLRQKLSTLPAAKIFLQSAQDIVIGGRQGGAQFQFSLSADNLTELKKWTQILTKELATLPGIADINNNQKENGLELFININNQKKSEFNISNNSINKYLYSYFGQKAVATIYKNLNQYRIIMEVDPKFADNTKIIDGVYINNSKNTLVPLNSFSQHHVTNSLLSINHQSSFPSTTLYFNLLPGISLGNIVNQINDSVKTLNLPPTVQASFQGSAKEFQKSLDNQPILILSAIVTVYIILGILYESFIHPITILSTLPSASVGALIALYITKTDLNLIALVGIILLIGIVKKNAIMMIDFAINVQKDNAISSSDAIFKSALLRFRPIMMTTLAAVLGAVPLAFGEGVGSEFRKPLGITIIGGLLFSQLLTLYTTPIIYIYFDKLSEWFKKNKPKVLGNNYEK